The sequence below is a genomic window from Ipomoea triloba cultivar NCNSP0323 chromosome 2, ASM357664v1.
TCCTTAGGCTTGCATCACACCTTAAAGTATCGGAAGAATGGAGTTGTAACAAGTTCTTGGAGTAAAGGATGCAGTACAGCTGCATTAAGAGTGTCAACTGTTTCATAATCACAGCAGCAGTCCTCAACAATTCCAGTATATTTTCGAGAATCCTGCCATGCATTTATGGTCACAAAACACCAAGCATCAGTCAATCCCAATTCACAAAGTGAAGTAATCACATTTTAATAGAATCTTCTTGTATGTAAATGCTACTAAAAGCACAATGTTCCCGTGCATGATAGATTTCAAAATCCATTaagcatcttttttttttatagatgaTATTGCATAAATTGGCAATTCACAGGCAATTAGAAAACTATCCAGGTTTCTAGCCAAATTAAGTCTGGAATTGTTTAAACATTGTCTGATAACATTTTATTTGCTCAAATATTTAAACACACAACACCTAAAGTGCTTTGTATCAGTAATCTCTAGATACTGCCAAAAGAAATGAAAGGAATTAAGGGATTAAGGAAGAACCTGAGCACAGGGACAAGATTTGAAATTATGTGCAGGAAAAAACCCTACTGCTAATGCTATCATCACCGCGCCAATCGGCATCCATCCCcatcttcttcctttcttcttcttattcttctccCTCCCTTTCCTCTCTTCGACCTCAGCTTCCACCATTTCGCCTATACATACATTGATCTGTATCTACACCTGTATAATTCCTAATAAATCCCCTCAAAATCTCAGCTCTTTTGCCGTTCCTGGGTCTGCTATACACAATCTAACCGAAAGGAATTTATAGGATGGATGTAAATGTTTTATCTTAATGCGGCAGTCAAACCACGTAAGAACAAGGCGGTCAAGGATGAACAGAGCTCTCCAGCAAGGGGGGAAGTCGGAAACTAGGCGCGTGCAGTCATGCGCAATGGATTATGTCACGTGGCTGTTGGAGAGCGCGCGTAGCTATTGGGCTGATTGGGAGGGGAGTGAGAGTTCTATGGGGCTTAATATGTCATCAACGGCGATATTGTGACAATGTTGAGCCAATAGAAACTTCAGGTTCTGCCACCGTGGAGGCTTAGGGTCAGAACACTGTGCACCGTGCCGCAGCAAAATAAACTCTAAAAATTgttccaaaaaaaatcaaatagccCATTAAACATTTGGGAAAATGTAATTACCCATTACATTATAagtattttatttctttaatttttttaaatacaaataatgtataagataatttaaaattttgacataATTACACCGTTAGAGTAAGACCCTCCCCATTAGTAGTTTTTGGaccaaattttaagaaaaaatggacGAGGTGGATGAAAGAGAGTGAAGAAATAGAATAGATGAGTGTCTTGCAGGAGGTTGGGTTTTTTGTTCCCTAAAGAGAAGCAACAAACCTTGTCTGTGTGGAGTGCACATTCACGTTGAGCGCGTTAAGCagacgttttttttttcttttttcttttctgtttttctgacatttcattttttcttttcttttttctttttgcttctCCTTCTTTCTTAGGTGAAACTTAAATATTTGTGCAAAAAACTTatctattgaggaaggcctaaaagttaaactttataaatgccaatatagtaaaaaataaGTATGTCCAATTTAGAAAATACCAATGTTGTATGTCTAATTAcaatagagatttttttttaaacttctcaATTGGTACTAGATAATCTAACATGTACCCATGGAATGTGGATAAAATGAGGCGGAATTAATTCTAAATGTAACTATCTTGAGAGAGTGTTTTACACAAACACAATATTAagctacttaaaaaaaaaaaaaaaaaaaaaaaaaaaaaaaaaaaaaaactaacctaATTTGTGTTTCCTAGCCTATCCTTAAATTCCAAGTAAGCTTCATAgacttgttgtggatctggaAGAGATTTGGATACAGTGTCCCTCCTCATGCATCTTTTGCCCCAATCTACCAGTTTGGGGCAATCTTCTTCAATGTTGAAATTGGCAAATGTCTTGAAAACAATAAACCAGTTGTAGAATGGTACAAATGCAATATCTGCAAATCCAAAATCCTCTCCCCCCAAGTAAGGCTTGTCTCCCAGCTCTTTCTCTAACACTTTGGACCACTCAATTAGCTCCATCTTCCCACACTCTTGATCTTCTGCTGATCCCATCCAAATCTTCTTGCTGGAATCATATATCTGAACCAAATTTAGAAATTCTTGTTAGTCTTACAAGTACATAGTAAGAAACAAGTTGATAATTGAAGTGATGTTTAAGGACTTGACCTTGGTGTTGATGAAGTCAACCAAGAATCTTGCCTTTGCTCTATGGTAATGATCTGAGGGCAGCAGAGGAGAATTGTTCTTCCAGATTTCATCAATATACTGGATGATGATGTCTGATTCACAAATAGGTTTGCCACCATGGATAAGAACTGGGATTTTCTGATGCACTGGGTTCATTTCAACAAGGAGAGGAGATTTGTTGGCCAGGTTTTCAAATTTGTGGGTGTAGCTAATTCCCTTCTCGGCTAGGGCAATTCTTACCCTTGCTCCAAATGGACTTGCCCAGTAGTCCAAAACCACCGCTTCATCTTCCATTTCTCTCAGGAATGAAACACAAAAAGATAAGAATCGCTCGAGATACACAATCACTatttaaggaatagaatagcacttattttactttttatcaaATCGatcacttttgattttgaaaaCTACTTTTTAGGTATCTTTGTCAGTACTTCAAAATATCTTTTCGATGCTTATCCAACACCAGGTGTTGATCTTTCAACATCAGACAAAGGGACAAGTCGAGAATTAGGTGTATGGGGTTCTGCAGCACCAGATTGAAACTTATGGAGAGTACTAGCGGTGGCACGCGCGATGCGCGTAGTATAATGCCCAACAAAGATCgaataaatacaatgatattaaaaaatgtgttaaaatttaaattctttggtatttattttgtaattttttttgtttaaatttgaatttaattaagaggtcaagagtgttatttcaatagttatgtacgatataaatataaggagctagtttatttttgtcaaacggagattcatacatacaagtttattgataataaatagagttgtagcatttatatatacaagtttattaaaattgtagttcattctcctacatcattgtTAGTGTCCTACTTTGGGTTTTTTTTCCGTACAGTTTCTAAAACAAACATAGAAActtgtgtttttggttgttcatatctcatattcaaataaatgtactaacatgtaatgcttttatttctttaaataaagttagttgtgttgcacgaaagaaaacataaacaatttgaaatgaagacttatacatgcatttaaattcttgtccatctcaataaaaaaaaaagttgtgtcaaattgcatcaatgtataataaaaaatataaaagtacgaATCGAACATGTACAAAATGATCTCCAAATGATTCGTTTCATTCATCTTCGATAAATTCCTAAATCACGTGAAAAAGTATTTAACATAGTTTGAGTTTTTGCTTGTAAACAAATTTGCATATTAAACAAACTAAACAGAAGTAGTGCTAATAGTCTACCTCGTCTAACAAGTTAATGTCTCCTNGAGGTTGAAAGGATAAAGAGTGATTtggaaaataagaagaaaatgttgcTTGATAATCCAACAATGAAATTGGATAAGGCAACTAATAAACTTAGAGTTACTATTAATAGTAATATTTCGTATaggaaaaaatgcaataaatgtaaacgttcttcttcttattacctTCCTGTAACCCAACCTGAGAGTTCATTACATGTTcctcaattttttgataatctaGAATTAAATCCTCAGCAAATAGATGAGGTACTTGATTTTTTGCATAACGATGAATAAAAANNNNNNNNNNNNNNNNNNNNNNNNNNNNNNNNNNNNNNNNNNNNNNNNNNNNNNNNNNNNNNNNNNNNNNNNNNNNNNNNNNNNNNNNNNNNNNNNNNNNNNNNNNNNNNNNNNNNNNNNNNNNNNNNNNNNNNNNNNNNNNNNNNNNNNNNNNNNNNNNNNNNNNNNNNNNNNNNNNNNNNNNNNNNNNNNNNNNNNNNNNNNNNNNNNNNNNNNNNNNNNNNNNNNNNNNNNNNNNNNNNNNNNNNNNNNNNNNNNNNNNNNNNNNNNNNNNNNNNNNNNNNNNNNNNNNNNNNNNNNNNNNNNNNNNNNNNNNNNNNNNNNNNNNNNNNNNNNNNNNNNNNNNNNNNNNNNNNNNNNNNNNNNNNNNNNNNNNNNNNNNNNNNNNNNNNNNNNNNNNNNNNNNNNNNNNNNNNNNNNNNNNNNNNNNNNNNNNNNNNNNNNNNNNNNNNNNNNNNNNNNNNNNNNNNNNNNNNNNNNNNNNNNNNTTTTTTTTATACAGAGTTTGATGACTTATGGGATTTCAAACCTGAAGCAGAACGATTGAATTTGATTGCTGGTAAAGGATTTTACTTTCTTAAAATGAACAATAATAACATCTTTATCTGtagttgtattcataatatatatatatatatatataNTTTCGGCTGGATGCAATTTCAAATGTGGATTTGTTAGCATCATTTCTCTTCtatcttttatttctttgagtACTTCTCTCAGTTCAGGGTCATCTTCAATGCTACCCAATTCCTGTATAACGGTTGATTAATACTGATCGAATGATGTTAaagtgtaataaaaaaaattaccttaaCATTTTCGGATAATTTCTGTAAGCTGACTAATTGTCGATGAGGCCATCTGAAGATTCCTAATTCCTCACACCTTCTTTTCAAGATTCTGTACTCAACTCTTAGTTCCTTAGCGGCTTTATAAATGGGCATATGGAAATAAGTAGAAAGCATTGCCTTGCTTATTGTTGAAGGATCACGAAAAGTTTTTTCATCCTCTTGGACTGTCTACGCACTATTTTCTCTATNAAATGAGCTAGAAAATCAAAGGGAGCAAATGTTAAAGGATCCTAATCTTCAATCAGgcatagaaagaaataaacttgaAGTTTCATACTTTAAGAAGATAAAGTATCGAAATTTGACGAAACTTTCTTACTATGCTCCTCTTGCGAGGTCATGTTATGTTTCTAGTAATCCTCTCCCAAAAACTAAGAATGAAGATACAATGTAGCTTTCCtgcacttaatattattttaataatgaaaatatttcctgTTTTATAGTGCAAACTcttgaaaattcaataacaagtaattcaaatgtaaaaaaaaaataaccatcAAAGTTGAGGTAAGAATGAAATTAGGTGAGGAATAATATCCATTATCAGAGTGATATAGATATGttaaaaacttgagaaatagaGAATTCATATTAACCACCAAGGGTGGTGTATAAACCATCCACTAAGAAATGGAAGGAGATAACCTTAGCTATAGATGTGGTATGTACGTAAAGTATATGTTTACCTTCTTCCTTATGAACTACAGTTTtaagtatttgaaaaaattgaagtaaattataatcataacatctctttatttcctatattcggctgaaaaccaaacaaatgatctatcaaccaaatgcttttagaattccAGGTTAGTTTTGAACTTCGTGTGTAAAAGTTCTATTTTTTTGGATAAATTTAGTATGATTAGTGACATCTTACAAAGAACTATTGCGCttgtcacaactcacaaccTCACATAAGCACCTCAATGTTGGGCGTTGCGCGTAATGCAAGGACcaacataaatttatatgtgtaaattgaatattaaatgtttatttaaacttattatgacaataaaatattgtaagtccttatgtcacttttgatgaatatggtgcatgTGATTGGTAAATTgagaacatattttatttttgtttagtggATATGATAAATCTAAAACCGCAAGTTCGGGAGCAAACCACTTTGTTCGTTGGAGCTAGGGTTTACTTTAAAAATGACAATTGGGTATTAAGATAAGATAgatatgcattaaaaaaaattttcatacATTTATATAGACATATTTGCATTATTATACATTCATACATGCATTTGGGCAATATATTTTGCATggtattttttacaaaattgataatattaaaatttcttagagaattgatattataaaaaaaaatgttattggaAGCCATCAAGCAAAAGCTGAAACGATTCATTTTCTTCCATCGCTCGTGAAGGTGGATCCACAGTTAAAGGAAGAATATGATCAACCACAAATGAAGGAACAGGAAGGGTACAA
It includes:
- the LOC116009887 gene encoding glutathione S-transferase 3-like encodes the protein MEDEAVVLDYWASPFGARVRIALAEKGISYTHKFENLANKSPLLVEMNPVHQKIPVLIHGGKPICESDIIIQYIDEIWKNNSPLLPSDHYHRAKARFLVDFINTKIYDSSKKIWMGSAEDQECGKMELIEWSKVLEKELGDKPYLGGEDFGFADIAFVPFYNWFIVFKTFANFNIEEDCPKLVDWGKRCMRRDTVSKSLPDPQQVYEAYLEFKDRLGNTN